One segment of Ureibacillus thermophilus DNA contains the following:
- a CDS encoding dihydrolipoamide acetyltransferase family protein, producing MSVEKVLMPQLGESVTEGTIEKWLVKPGEFVKKYEPLAEVLTDKVSAEIPSSFTGTVKEILGKEGETYPVGAVICTIETAEEKSSNISEAIRNATKSTVKVKYNESGFSEFIPKQKSRYSPAVLKLASEHQIDLEKVAGTGLNGRITRKDILKYIELKKEEGSVAVHNPTAETVQSQPSIPAPSKPIEIEASAGDVEIPVSAIRRTIANNMVQSKEEIPHAWMMVEVDVTNLVKYRESIKTQFKEKEGFNLTYFAFFIKAVAQALKEFPMLNSVWAQDKIIQKKEINISIAVATDDALYVPVIKNADEKSIKGIAKEIHELTQHVKNGTLKSEHIQGGTFTVNNTGTFGSVQSMGIINYPQAAILQVEAIVKRPVIIDNMIAIRDMVNLCLSIDHRILDGYVCGKFLNRVKNILEKTKYSEKTVY from the coding sequence ATGTCAGTGGAAAAAGTTTTGATGCCTCAATTGGGAGAAAGTGTAACAGAAGGAACAATTGAAAAATGGCTCGTCAAACCTGGAGAGTTTGTAAAAAAATACGAGCCGTTAGCGGAAGTGTTGACAGATAAAGTGAGCGCCGAAATTCCCTCTTCATTTACGGGTACGGTGAAAGAAATCCTCGGAAAAGAGGGGGAAACATATCCTGTTGGAGCGGTCATCTGCACGATTGAAACAGCTGAGGAAAAGTCATCGAACATCAGTGAAGCGATTCGCAATGCGACAAAATCTACTGTAAAAGTAAAATACAATGAATCAGGTTTTAGCGAATTCATTCCAAAACAAAAAAGCCGTTATTCTCCGGCGGTATTGAAACTGGCGAGCGAACATCAAATCGATTTAGAAAAAGTTGCAGGGACGGGACTCAATGGCCGAATTACAAGAAAAGATATTTTAAAATATATCGAATTGAAAAAAGAGGAAGGTAGTGTTGCAGTTCACAATCCAACAGCGGAAACGGTTCAATCCCAGCCATCAATCCCTGCACCATCAAAACCAATTGAAATCGAAGCAAGCGCTGGCGATGTGGAGATTCCAGTATCGGCTATTCGCCGCACGATCGCCAATAACATGGTTCAGAGCAAAGAAGAAATTCCCCATGCTTGGATGATGGTGGAAGTGGACGTAACGAATTTAGTGAAATATCGCGAATCCATCAAGACGCAATTTAAAGAAAAAGAAGGATTCAACCTCACGTATTTTGCCTTTTTTATCAAAGCTGTTGCACAAGCATTGAAGGAATTTCCGATGCTCAATTCTGTTTGGGCGCAAGACAAAATTATTCAAAAAAAGGAAATTAATATTTCCATTGCCGTAGCAACAGACGATGCCCTTTATGTGCCGGTCATCAAAAACGCCGATGAAAAATCCATTAAAGGAATTGCAAAAGAAATCCATGAACTCACGCAACACGTGAAAAATGGCACATTAAAAAGCGAACATATCCAAGGGGGAACATTTACGGTCAATAATACCGGAACTTTTGGTTCTGTCCAATCGATGGGTATTATCAATTATCCACAGGCAGCGATTTTGCAAGTGGAAGCCATTGTAAAAAGGCCGGTCATCATCGATAATATGATAGCCATCCGGGATATGGTGAATTTATGCTTATCGATCGACCATCGAATTTTAGATGGATACGTTTGCGGAAAATTTCTTAATAGAGTAAAAAATATTCTCGAAAAAACAAAATATTCCGAAAAAACAGTTTATTAA
- a CDS encoding methylmalonyl-CoA mutase family protein: MSNNMNEIEFPTVRYDEWKETAIKALKGKPFESLFTKTIEGITLQPLYTQEMLIEKLGDELEKQVSTIRSLKASDSIQAAQTIYGDNDEQFFAHLKDSVERGNGIVTIDSRVLEWNDENLNELAKYLVEYPFKLFVHENRILDVFSIIPFEVREKVKGYIVSKEAVELSDYPNVRTFGADTVPYHYEGAHVVQELALSLAQAAKYAEKSESFESFANKFFVHFAIDTHFFQEIAKLRAFKVLWKAFSKAYNAEAVPVPVLAETSLRSFSKYDIYVNLLRAGNEAFAALIGGADAITVYPYDVLTKPTEQSIRIARNVVLVLKEESFVDDVLDPAGGSYFIETLTREYVEKAWELFLQIQEAGGIDEFEQSGKLQSALEEVYKTRIQQVETRKHSLIGTNIYANPADALQTVTNPLYADIKRLAIPFETLREQYAGANVKIGILTYGKLKDFKPRADFVEGFFATAGVVPVKSGEIESIEDAKKWLAETDADYVVIAATNEQTKEIVPALLESKKENLILDVAGKFPEEEQEWLSKGLNGFIYLGQNIVEKLSALLESLKEVQR; this comes from the coding sequence ATGTCAAACAACATGAATGAAATTGAATTTCCTACTGTTCGATATGACGAGTGGAAAGAAACAGCAATTAAAGCATTAAAGGGGAAGCCTTTTGAATCACTTTTCACAAAAACAATTGAAGGCATCACACTGCAACCGTTATATACACAAGAAATGCTGATCGAAAAATTAGGGGATGAGTTGGAGAAACAAGTTTCTACAATCCGTTCGTTAAAAGCCTCTGATTCTATACAGGCAGCTCAAACAATTTACGGCGATAATGATGAACAGTTTTTTGCTCATTTAAAAGACAGCGTTGAAAGAGGGAACGGCATCGTTACAATTGACAGCCGAGTGCTTGAGTGGAATGATGAAAATTTAAACGAACTCGCTAAATATTTGGTGGAATATCCATTTAAATTGTTTGTTCACGAAAACCGTATATTAGATGTATTTTCAATAATTCCATTCGAAGTACGCGAAAAAGTAAAAGGATATATTGTTTCAAAAGAAGCAGTTGAACTTTCGGATTATCCAAATGTCCGTACATTTGGAGCAGATACAGTTCCATACCATTATGAAGGTGCCCATGTTGTACAAGAATTAGCTCTTAGTTTAGCTCAGGCTGCAAAATATGCGGAGAAGTCTGAATCCTTTGAATCCTTTGCCAATAAATTTTTCGTTCATTTCGCGATTGATACACATTTCTTCCAAGAAATTGCAAAATTAAGAGCGTTCAAAGTATTATGGAAAGCCTTTTCCAAAGCTTACAATGCGGAAGCCGTTCCAGTTCCAGTGCTTGCTGAAACTTCCCTTCGCAGCTTCTCAAAATATGATATTTATGTAAATCTATTGCGCGCTGGCAATGAAGCGTTTGCTGCATTGATCGGCGGAGCGGATGCAATTACTGTATACCCATATGATGTATTGACTAAACCTACGGAACAATCCATCCGCATCGCAAGAAACGTTGTACTTGTATTAAAAGAAGAATCTTTTGTAGATGATGTATTAGATCCTGCAGGCGGTTCTTATTTCATTGAAACATTAACGAGAGAATATGTGGAAAAAGCTTGGGAGTTATTCCTTCAAATTCAAGAAGCAGGCGGCATTGACGAATTCGAACAATCCGGCAAACTACAATCAGCATTAGAAGAAGTTTACAAAACACGCATCCAACAAGTGGAAACAAGAAAACATTCATTAATCGGCACAAATATTTACGCAAACCCAGCGGATGCATTGCAAACGGTAACAAATCCGCTTTATGCAGACATTAAACGCCTTGCTATACCATTTGAAACTCTTCGCGAACAATATGCGGGTGCAAATGTGAAAATCGGCATTTTAACTTACGGCAAATTAAAAGACTTCAAACCGCGCGCTGATTTCGTGGAAGGATTCTTTGCTACTGCTGGAGTTGTGCCAGTTAAATCCGGTGAAATTGAATCCATTGAGGATGCGAAAAAATGGCTTGCTGAAACAGATGCTGATTATGTAGTGATTGCTGCGACAAATGAACAAACAAAAGAAATCGTACCTGCATTATTAGAAAGCAAAAAAGAAAATCTCATTTTGGATGTGGCAGGCAAATTCCCTGAAGAAGAACAAGAATGGTTATCTAAAGGGTTAAACGGATTTATTTATCTAGGTCAAAATATCGTGGAAAAGCTCTCTGCACTTCTTGAAAGCTTGAAGGAGGTACAACGATGA